One segment of Bacillus alkalisoli DNA contains the following:
- a CDS encoding rRNA methyltransferase: MWKLVNGRLIQTTDNSRVKFRTNISKNIIDHLNKLAIEHDTYSNYLLETGLKEVLSQGVISYNKDLRPKDRIQYKTTYDKELLKEVKEFAKKNNLFINDIIEYSVSYIDFVNVKNRSHKNRTE; the protein is encoded by the coding sequence ATGTGGAAACTTGTTAACGGTAGATTAATACAAACTACAGATAATAGTAGAGTGAAGTTTAGAACAAATATTAGCAAAAACATTATTGATCACTTAAATAAGCTTGCCATAGAACACGATACTTATTCCAATTATCTACTGGAAACTGGCCTTAAGGAAGTATTAAGCCAGGGTGTCATTTCATATAATAAAGATTTAAGACCTAAGGATAGAATCCAATATAAAACCACTTACGATAAGGAATTACTAAAAGAAGTAAAAGAGTTCGCAAAGAAGAATAACTTATTTATTAACGATATAATTGAATATAGCGTTTCTTATATAGATTTCGTAAACGTTAAAAATAGAAGCCATAAGAATAGGACGGAGTAG
- a CDS encoding site-specific integrase, with the protein MEFQPALDDFLLYLEVEQNYSKNTVESYESDLTKFLAFLQRHNRSTVLQDITPSLVRRFIQQETLQRFVSPRTMQRRISSLRYVLPILFERKLYHF; encoded by the coding sequence ATGGAATTTCAACCCGCGTTAGACGATTTTTTACTGTATTTGGAAGTGGAACAAAATTATTCAAAAAACACCGTCGAAAGTTACGAAAGTGACTTAACGAAATTTCTTGCCTTTTTACAACGTCACAACCGATCGACCGTTTTACAAGACATTACCCCTTCTCTTGTTCGTCGTTTTATTCAGCAGGAAACCTTGCAACGGTTTGTGAGTCCACGCACCATGCAACGGCGTATTTCGAGCTTACGATATGTTTTGCCAATTTTGTTTGAAAGAAAACTTTACCACTTCTAA